GCGCCCGCAGAAAGGCCGTTATCGTCAGTTTCACCAGATCGGCCTTGAAGTGTTCAACCTCGATGGCCCCGACATCGACGCCGAGCTGATCGTGCTGACCTGGCGCCTGTGGGGCATGCTGGGGATTCGCGATGCGGTCAAGCTTGAACTCAACAGCCTGGGCACCAGCGAGTCCCGGGGCCGCTACCGCGAAGCCCTGGTCGAGTTCCTGTCTGCGCGCCTGGATCAGTTGGACGAAGACAGCCAGCGCCGCCTGAAAACCAACCCGCTGCGTGTGCTGGACACCAAAAACGCCGATACCCAGGCAGTTCTGGTCGATGCGCCGAAAATGGCCGATTACCTGGACGACGAATCCCGCACGCACTTCGAGGGGCTCAAGGCTCGCCTGGATGCGGCCGGTATTCCCTACGTGATCAACCCTAAGCTGGTACGCGGCCTGGACTACTACAGCAAGACCGTATTCGAATGGGTCACCGACAAGCTCGGTGCCCAGGGTACCGTGTGCGCCGGTGGACGTTACGATGGCCTGGTCGAGCAGATGGGCGGCAAGCCGACTACCGGCGTAGGTTTTGCCATGGGCATCGAGCGGCTGATCCTGATGCTGGAAACCCTGGAGCAGGTGCCGGAAGACATTTCGCGGCAGGTGGACGTGTACCTGTGCGCCTTCGGCGAGGCTGCCGAACTGGCGGCCCTGACCCTGAGCGAAAAGGTGCGCGATCAGTTGCCCAACCTGCGTCTGCAGATCAACGCCGGCGCCGGCAGCTTCAAGAGCCAGTTCAAGAAAGCCGACAAGAGCGGTGCGTTGTACGCATTGATCCTGGGCGACGACGAACTGGCCCAGCAAGTGATAGGTTTCAAACCCCTGCGTGGTCAGGGTGAGCAACAGAACATTGCCTTTGATGCGCTCGCTGCGCACTTGGCCACCTGCGTCGTGCAGGGTTGAAGCTGTCGAACAGCCGAATTTAGCGATTAAAGGAGTATTGGGGTGTCGAGTACTGATGATGAGCAGTTGGCCGAGTTCAAGGACTGGTGGCAGCGTAATGGCAAGCCCCTGGTTACCGGCGGCCTGCTGGCTTTAGTGGTGGTGTTCGGCTGGCAAGCCTGGACCAAGTATCAGGCCAACCAGTCCCAAGGCGCCTCGATTCTCTATCAGCAATTGCTGGAAACCTCCCTGACGCCGGACGGCAAGCCTGATCAGGCTCGAGTCATCTACCTGGCCGGTAAGCTCAAGAGCGACTTCGGCGGTAGTACCTATGCCCAGTACGGCAGCCTGTTCGTCGCGAAGGTTGCGGTGGATGCCGGCAAGCTGGATGAGGCAGCCACCGAGCTGAAAGCCATCGTCGACAAGCCGACCAACCCGACCCTGGGTGAAATCGCACGTCAGCGCCTGGCTCAGGTGATGGCGGCACAGAACAAGCCTGACGATGCACTTAAACTGCTCGACGGCGATGCAGACAAGGCATTTGTAGCCACTCGCGAAGAGCTCAAGGGCGACCTGCTGGTCCAATTGGGTCGTACCGACGAAGCGAATGCTGCGTACCAGAAAGCCAAGGCGGCGCTGTCTGATGAAGCGGCGGTCGGTGGCTTACAAATCAAGCTCGACGACTTGGCCAAAGGGGATGCGTGACGTGATCCGTTGGAAACATGCAGCATTGCTGGCTCTGGCCGTTCTGGCCGCGGGTTGCAGCAGCAACAGCAAGAAAGAATTGCCTCCGGCCGAGCTGACCAGCTTCAAGGAAGAAGTGGTCCTGCAAAAGCAGTGGAGCCGCTCCATCGGTGACGGCCAGGGTGAAACCTACAACATGCTGGTGCCGGCCATCGACGGTGCAAACATCGTGGCCGCGGACGTCACCGGCGTGGTGATCTCCATGGATCGCATGAACGGCGACGTGAAGTGGAAGAAAGACCTCGAACTGCCGGTATCCGGTGCGGTCGGCGTGGGCTATGGCCTGGTGATGCTCGGCACGCTCAAGGGCGAAGTCGTGGCCCTGGACTCCAGCACCGGTGAAGAGAAATGGCGCGCTCGCGTGACCAGTGAAGTGCTCGCACCGCCTGCCACCAATGGTGACGTGGTGGTTGTACAGACCCAGGACGACCGTGTGAT
The sequence above is drawn from the Pseudomonas quebecensis genome and encodes:
- the hisS gene encoding histidine--tRNA ligase gives rise to the protein MSKSLQAIRGMNDILPDQTPLWRYVEGTVARLLDNYGYKQIRMPIVEFTELFKRSIGEVTDIVEKEMYTFEDRNGDSLTLRPEGTAACVRAVLEHGLTGGGQPQKLWYIGPMFRHERPQKGRYRQFHQIGLEVFNLDGPDIDAELIVLTWRLWGMLGIRDAVKLELNSLGTSESRGRYREALVEFLSARLDQLDEDSQRRLKTNPLRVLDTKNADTQAVLVDAPKMADYLDDESRTHFEGLKARLDAAGIPYVINPKLVRGLDYYSKTVFEWVTDKLGAQGTVCAGGRYDGLVEQMGGKPTTGVGFAMGIERLILMLETLEQVPEDISRQVDVYLCAFGEAAELAALTLSEKVRDQLPNLRLQINAGAGSFKSQFKKADKSGALYALILGDDELAQQVIGFKPLRGQGEQQNIAFDALAAHLATCVVQG
- a CDS encoding YfgM family protein, producing MSSTDDEQLAEFKDWWQRNGKPLVTGGLLALVVVFGWQAWTKYQANQSQGASILYQQLLETSLTPDGKPDQARVIYLAGKLKSDFGGSTYAQYGSLFVAKVAVDAGKLDEAATELKAIVDKPTNPTLGEIARQRLAQVMAAQNKPDDALKLLDGDADKAFVATREELKGDLLVQLGRTDEANAAYQKAKAALSDEAAVGGLQIKLDDLAKGDA